A window of the Lolium perenne isolate Kyuss_39 chromosome 7, Kyuss_2.0, whole genome shotgun sequence genome harbors these coding sequences:
- the LOC127315055 gene encoding uncharacterized protein, which translates to MDNAGVVVVKDGEISAEELEKCFNDMWKVNWYWQIRQLGPKRFLVRFPPSKRVKELVEYPSINLKKDGVVIYFVNWEGEAEPFEEFQEVWVRITGIPAKWLTWKTICQVSTALGVLVNIDWHGIFRSFYKEVRVKVSVRDKSKIPANKLFEMEQCFFLINFLVENEGEPIDLDDDDGEDPGYTNEEGKLDDDADIGDDFRALDKNKSGGNNSKMETDPSIPSGNSGPRAAQMSLETSVQAKVYGKEAHIPNESVLVVRRAEDNIGKNLIQQFDDESDDDVEDINVGKEVMVSSKPELPVPPMAWKEKKHWGPVQATRMSSRIPRDGKSVIEKAQDLKKKKNLEIPKANQRRRKKQICKLKGEDGMVEDNKGIVAPLTLQRCSMEDSVEGGRKRGAGGDVEQDGGGGVAWLSPLLLWPEPG; encoded by the exons ATGGATAATGCTGGTGTGGTGGTTGTAAAGGATGGGGAGATCTCTGCTGAGGAATTAGAGAAATGCTTCAATGATATGTGGAAGGTCAACTGGTATTGGCAGATTCGACAGCTTGGGCCTAAAAGATTCCTGGTGAGATTTCCTCCAAGCAAAAGGGTCAAGGAGCTGGTGGAATATCCCTCCATCAACCTCAAAAAAGATGGTGTGGTGATATATTTTGTTAACTGGGAAGGTGAAGCAGAACCTTTTGAGGAATTTCAGGAGGTGTGGGTTAGGATTACTGGCATTCCTGCTAAGTGGCTCACTTGGAAGACTATTTGCCAGGTGTCCACTGCTCTTGGAGTTCTTGTTAATATTGACTGGCATGGCATCTTCAGAAGCTTCTACAAAGAGGTTAGAGTCAAAGTATCTGTGAGGGACAAGTCCAAGATCCCTGCCAATAAGCTCTTTGAGATGGAACAATGCTTTTTCCTGATTAACTTCCTGGTGGAGAATGAGGGTGAGCCTATTGatctagatgatgatgatggtgaggaTCCTGGTTATACTAATGAAGAAGGCAAGCTTGATGATGATGCTGATATTGGGGATGACTTCAGGGCTCTGGACAAGAATAAATCTGGTGGGAATAATAGCAAAATGGAGACTGATCCTTCCATTCCTAGTGGAAATTCGGGTCCTAGGGCTGCTCAAATGAGCCTGGAGACAAGTGTCCAAGCTAAGGTGTATGGCAAGGAGGCACACATCCCTAATGAAAGTGTCTTGGTGGTGAGAAGAGCTGAGGATAATATTGGGAAGAATCTGATTCAGCAGTttgatgatgagagtgatgatgatgtggAAGATATCAATGTTGGGAAGGAGGTCATGGTGAGCAGCAAGCCTGAACTTCCTGTGCCTCCAATGGCTTGGAAGGAGAAGAAGCATTGGGGTCCTGTTCAAGCAACCAGGATGAGTTCAAGAATCCCTAGAGATGGCAAGAGTGTGATTGAAAAAGCTCAAGACCTCAAGAAGAAGAAAAACTTGGAGATTCCCAAAG CAAACCAGAGGAGGAGAAAGAAACAGATTTGTAAACTGAAGGGTGAAGATGGGATGGTTGAGGATAATAAAG GGATTGTGGCGCCACTTACTCTACAACGTTGCTCAATGGAAGATTCTGTTGAAGGAGGAAGGAAGAGGGGTGCTGGCGGCGATGTTGAGcaagatgggggggggggggtagcttGGCTGTCGCCGCTGCTGTTGTGGCCGGAGCCTGGTTAA